From the Cryptomeria japonica chromosome 2, Sugi_1.0, whole genome shotgun sequence genome, one window contains:
- the LOC131064279 gene encoding mitogen-activated protein kinase kinase 9-like, which yields MAVTMNMATRKRLELKLPVPIHRRDNIALPLPLPPPPQTDLKQSIKGLCDLERVGVLGYGSQGRVYKVLHRRSCSYYALKVVCLDCEPSARQIIREMEIVKEINSPTIVKCEGVFEEGGNINFVLEYMDGGSLANLLKRKRRMTESSIAKVARQVLEGLKYLHGRRIVHRDLKPSNLLIHRSSQAVKIADFGVSRSVSESIDVRCSSYVGTCAYMSPERFDPESYGGSYNGYAADMWSLGLTFLECYVGYFPFVGPGEHPDWATLMCAICFGEPPSAPSSASAEFQNFIACCLQKNPKKRWTASQLLTHPFLKTILQ from the coding sequence ATGGCAGTAACAATGAACATGGCTACAAGGAAACGCTTGGAATTGAAGCTTCCAGTTCCAATTCATAGGAGAGATAACATagctctgcctctgcctctgcctccgCCTCCGCAGACAGATCTGAAACAGAGCATAAAAGGACTCTGTGATTTGGAAAGAGTGGGAGTCTTGGGGTATGGCAGCCAAGGCAGAGTGTATAAAGTCCTCCATCGGAGATCCTGCTCTTATTATGCTCTCAAAGTAGTCTGCCTCGACTGTGAACCGTCTGCAAGACAGATTATTAGGGAGATGGAGATTGTCAAGGAGATCAATTCCCCCACCATTGTGAAATGTGAGGGCGTTTTTGAGGAGGGCGGGAACATAAATTTCGTGCTGGAATACATGGATGGAGGCTCTCTGGCAAATTTATTGAAGCGCAAGAGAAGAATGACAGAATCCTCCATTGCTAAGGTTGCTCGACAAGTGCTGGAGGGATTGAAATATCTTCACGGTAGGAGGATTGTGCACAGAGATCTTAAGCCGTCTAATCTGTTGATTCACAGAAGTTCACAAGCAGTTAAAATTGCAGACTTTGGAGTGAGTCGAAGTGTGTCAGAGAGTATAGATGTGAGGTGCAGTTCCTATGTGGGGACTTGTGCTTACATGAGCCCTGAGAGATTCGATCCAGAGAGCTATGGGGGAAGTTATAATGGGTATGCAGCAGATATGTGGAGTTTGGGATTGACATTTTTGGAATGCTATGTGGGGTATTTCCCATTTGTGGGTCCTGGAGAGCACCCAGATTGGGCTACGCTCATGTGTGCCATTTGTTTCGGGGAGCCGCCCTCTGCGCCGTCAAGTGCATCTGCAGAATTCCAGAATTTTATTGCATGCTGTCTTCAAAAGAACCCCAAAAAGAGATGGACAGCCTCCCAGCTTCTTACCCACCCGTTTCTCAAGACAATCCTTCAATAA